From the Haladaptatus sp. DJG-WS-42 genome, the window ACGGACGCGGAACTCGAACTCGCGCCCACCTCGTGGGCGGTCATCGGGTCGGTCGTCCTCGTCAAACTCGCTGACGACACGCCACGCCCCGAAGAAGTCGGCGAGGCACTCCTCTCGCTCCACGGCGAGGCGGAAACCGTCCTCTCACGCGAGGGCATCTCGGGTGAACTCCGCGAACCGTCTTCCACGGTTCTTGCGGGCACGGGCGACACCGAAACCATCCACACCGAACACGGCACGAAGTACGCACTCGACCTCTCGCAGGTGATGTTTTCGCCGGGCAATCAAGCAGAGCGTGCCCGGATGGGTACGGTCGTCGAACCAGACGAGCGCGTGTTCGATATGTTCGCCGGCATCGGCTACTTCACCCTCCCGATGGCCCGCGCTGGGGCACACGTCACAGCGACAGAACGCAACCCGAACTCCTTCAAATTCCTCGCCGAAAACGCCATGCTCAACGACGTGACCGACCGCGTGGACGCCATCCTCGCAGACTGCCGCGACGTGGACGTGTCCGCAGAGCGCGTCGTGATGGGCTACTACGACGCCCACGAGTATCTGGACGCCGCGCTCGCCGCACTCGAATCTGGAGGGACGCTCCACATGCACGCGACGACGCCCGAGAAACTCCTCTGGGACCGCCCTATCGACCGACTCACCGACGCCGCCGAGAAAGCGGGCCGCTCAGTGGAAGTGCTCGACACGCGCAAAGTCAAAAGTCACAGCGAGGGCGTCTGGCACGTCGTCGTAGACGCGCGAATCGACTAGACTACTCGCTCCAGATGTCGGAAAGCGGGTGATCTTCGAACGACTTGTTTTTCGAGTTCCCTTTTCGCCGCGAGCGTGAGCCACCTGACTGCGACGACCGGGACGCAGACGAGGAGGTAGACGACGAACCCGATGATGAACCAGACGATTGTGTTGAACTGCGCGTCGGCGGCCGTTTTGCCTGCCGCGAGGGACTGCCGAACTTCTCGCCCGCAGCGGCTTTCCCGTCGAACTCGGGAAGGTCGGGGACGCTCATCGCATCCACCTGCTCTTTGAACCACGGTGGCATGTCCGATTTCGCGCGTTCGAACAGGTCGAGTAAACTCGAATCCGCGAGATAGGTCGCGCCGTAGTCGTCTGGCGCTCTGACCACCCGGCCACAGCCCTGAATCACGGTGCGGAGCGCGGCGCGGTGATACCACGCCCACTGTCCCTCTTCGAGGCGACGAGCCACCCGCGAGTCTGCGGTGTTCAAGTATGGTGCTTTACAGAGCACCTGCCAGCGCGCGAGGTCGCCTTTCAGGTCGAGCGCCTCTTCCATTTTCACCGAGAGAAACACGTCCGGGTCGTCGGTTGCCTTCCAGATCTCCAAGTCCTCGTTACGATTTTCGCGGCTGTGGGCTTGGACGCGACCACTCACACCAAACTCCCCAAGCATTCGCTTTAACTCGGCTTGAATCGCGTACGAGTGGGCGTGAACGATGCCCTTCTTGTCGGGGTGTTTTTGCATCAATTGGACGATGAGACGGGCGATTTTCGGGAGCGTCTGCTTTCGGTGCTCGTAGGTCATCTTCCCCTGTGTCACGTCGTAGAGCCGCCGGTTTTCGAGCGGGAACGTGTGGGGCACGTCCACCAGTGCGACCTTCTTCGGGTCGAGACCGACCTGCCGACAGAACGCCTCCCGATTGAGAATCGTCGCCGAAAGGAGCGCGAACTTGGTGCCTCTGTCCCAGACGGTGTGGCGAAGATACCGTTCCGGGTTCATCGGTTTGATGGTGACGCCACCGCCCTCGCCGTCCGGTTGGTCGACCACCCACGTCGTCGGGCTCTCGGGGTTGCGATAATCTTCAACGAACCACTTCAGGTCGCCAATGAGCTTTTGCAGGCGGTCGCGCTCTGCGACCTCTTTGGGTGAGAGTTCGATTTTTCGGATGAGTTCGTCCTTCCGGCGGGTGCAGATGTCTTTCACCCCATCGGCGAACTGCACGGCGCGGTCGAGGCCGTCTACTTCGGGAACCTTCAGGTGCTCCCAGACCGGGACTGTGCGGGGCTGGAGGTCGATAGTCGCGTACATTTCTGCCCACTCTGCGAGGCCGTGGGCTTCGTCTATCACGACCACGTCACGCTGGCCAAACGCTTCGGTGCCTGCGGTCTGCATGAAATAGGCGAGCGTCATCGCTGCAATCGAGCGATTCGCCGCGATGGCGCGGTCAGAAAAGTACGGACAGCGGTGTTTGACATTGCAGTCAAATCCCTTCTCGCGGGCGCAGGGCGCTTGATTGACGGGCGTGGTCGATTCGCCCGGTAGGATGCACTTGTAGTTGCCTTTCCCGCGAATTATCTGTAAATCTTCGAGGAGCGCGTCGCCCGACACGTCGTCTAATTGCGACACCTGCGGGGTGGTGTAGTACGCCCCAATCGGCCGGGTCGGGTCGCCTTCGCCCGGTTTGCGGGCACACCCGGCGATGGCGCGGGCGAGCAGCGACTTGCCACTGCCCGTGGGGGCGCGCACGAGCACCACGTCGTTGCCCGCCTCGTAGGCCTGCTTGATGTCGAGGAGCGCTTGCTTCTGGGCACCGCGATACGACGGTGCAGGAAACTCGTCTAAAATGCGCTCCGGGTTCACGGTAGAACGCTCTGCCCGCGCGGGGAAAATACCACCGAACCCACTAGAGCGCCTCTACGTCCTCCGCGGTGGCGGCCGCCGGGAGCTGCTCGATGCACTCGAAACAGAGGAAGTACTCGCGGCCGTCTTCGTATTCGAGCGTCATCCCGTCTGACGGCCCGTAATCGAACGACCAGAGGTCGCCAATGCCGCCGGCTATCTTGACTTTGCGCCCGCACGCCTCACACGACCGTCGTGCCATACCCCATTGACTCGCTCCATGGGTAAAGCAATATCCCGTCTTCCACCCACCCAATCTCTCGTCCACCGATTTTTCACCAATATCGACACATTGCGGTCGAAACCGACCGCAAGCGCGATAACTCAAACCGGTATTTGATGTTAGGCAATCGCTATTTGAGTCTCTCTCCTTACTACATCCTGAGCAGTTCGCTCAGAGACTACCATGGTTCGCCTAACGCCGTTTCGCATCGTGACGCTCTCGCTCGTGGTACTGGCCACGACGGGGATTCTCGTCGGTGCGATGTTACCCGCCTTAGACCGCCCGGGAGACACCCCGAATCCAGACCCGACGCCCGCCGCGCTCGAACGCTTCGAGTCGCAAGCCGCCTTCCAGCAGTATCTCGAAGCCGGACGCGCACGAAGCAGTAGCTACGGCGGCTTTGGCGGCGGCGACGTGGCCGTCGAAGAGGCCCGCGCAGATGGGGCAGAGGGCGCGCCGTCGCCCACCACGAGCCAAGGCGGTGACGGCGGCGGCAACGACGCCGCTCAACCCGACCGCGTCTCTGGCACGAACGTCCAAATCGTCGGCATCGACGAACCCGACATCGTGAAAACTGACGGAACGCACCTGTTCGTAAGCCAAGGCCAGTACTACTACTATTACGAGCGGTCTGACGACGACTCGTACAAAGAGCCGGAAACGAACGTCGTGAGCGCGCTCCCACCAGAACAGGCCGACGTGGTCTCGAAGATTGATGCCTCCGGCGAACTCCTGCTCGCAAACGACACGCTCCTCGTCCTCGGCGGCGACCGCATCACCGCCTACGACGTGTCTGACCCTGAAAACCCGCGCCAGTCGTGGGAAAAACAGGTGAACGGCTACGTCCACACCGCCCGCCTGATGGACGGCACGGTGTACCTCGTTGTCCAGCAGAACATCAACTACGGCGAACCCTGCCCGATCGAACCCCTCGCTGGCGTGTCCGTCCGGTGTACGGACATCCTCCACCCGTCTGAGCCGATGCCAACCTCACTCACGTACACCGCGATGGCCCTCTCCCCTGACTCTGGTGACGTGACCGACCAACTCGCCTTCGTCGGCGGCTACGCCTCCGTCGTCACGATGTCCGAAACCGGCATCTACCTCACCTACTCTGAATACCCGAGCCAGGGCGACATCATGCTCGACTTCCTGCTCACCGACGCTCGTGACCTGCTCGACCAGCAGACGGTCGACCGGTTAGAGCGTCTCGAAACCTACGACCTCTCCGACCACGCGCGAACCGTCGAAGTGCAGGCAATCCTCCAGCAGTGGTACGCCTCGCTCTCCCAGCAAGAACGCGAACGCCTCGCCCAGCAGCTCGAACAACGCGCCCAGACCTACGTCGAAAAGCACCAGCGCGAGTTCATCACCACGAGCATCGTGAAAGTCGCCGTTGAAGACGGCTTCGAGGTGACGGCGACGGGTGCGGTTCCCGGCACGCCGCTCAACCAGTTCTCGATGGACGAACACGAGGGCAACCTCCGCATCGCCACGACCATCTCCGCACCGTGGTTCCTCGGCGCGCAGACCCAGTCGGTCAACGACGTGTACGTCTTAGATGAGTCGCTTTCGACGATTGGCTCGGTCC encodes:
- a CDS encoding class I SAM-dependent methyltransferase family protein, which codes for MRDLAAVVAKPDAEAAIASLKAEGVYDDARKVVSHDDEAVELPILTAPSETAVFDVIRQKTPARRTRTLEDILAADGWTDAELELAPTSWAVIGSVVLVKLADDTPRPEEVGEALLSLHGEAETVLSREGISGELREPSSTVLAGTGDTETIHTEHGTKYALDLSQVMFSPGNQAERARMGTVVEPDERVFDMFAGIGYFTLPMARAGAHVTATERNPNSFKFLAENAMLNDVTDRVDAILADCRDVDVSAERVVMGYYDAHEYLDAALAALESGGTLHMHATTPEKLLWDRPIDRLTDAAEKAGRSVEVLDTRKVKSHSEGVWHVVVDARID
- a CDS encoding ATP-dependent DNA helicase: MNPERILDEFPAPSYRGAQKQALLDIKQAYEAGNDVVLVRAPTGSGKSLLARAIAGCARKPGEGDPTRPIGAYYTTPQVSQLDDVSGDALLEDLQIIRGKGNYKCILPGESTTPVNQAPCAREKGFDCNVKHRCPYFSDRAIAANRSIAAMTLAYFMQTAGTEAFGQRDVVVIDEAHGLAEWAEMYATIDLQPRTVPVWEHLKVPEVDGLDRAVQFADGVKDICTRRKDELIRKIELSPKEVAERDRLQKLIGDLKWFVEDYRNPESPTTWVVDQPDGEGGGVTIKPMNPERYLRHTVWDRGTKFALLSATILNREAFCRQVGLDPKKVALVDVPHTFPLENRRLYDVTQGKMTYEHRKQTLPKIARLIVQLMQKHPDKKGIVHAHSYAIQAELKRMLGEFGVSGRVQAHSRENRNEDLEIWKATDDPDVFLSVKMEEALDLKGDLARWQVLCKAPYLNTADSRVARRLEEGQWAWYHRAALRTVIQGCGRVVRAPDDYGATYLADSSLLDLFERAKSDMPPWFKEQVDAMSVPDLPEFDGKAAAGEKFGSPSRQAKRPPTRSSTQSSGSSSGSSSTSSSASRSSQSGGSRSRRKGNSKNKSFEDHPLSDIWSE
- a CDS encoding beta-propeller domain-containing protein — encoded protein: MVRLTPFRIVTLSLVVLATTGILVGAMLPALDRPGDTPNPDPTPAALERFESQAAFQQYLEAGRARSSSYGGFGGGDVAVEEARADGAEGAPSPTTSQGGDGGGNDAAQPDRVSGTNVQIVGIDEPDIVKTDGTHLFVSQGQYYYYYERSDDDSYKEPETNVVSALPPEQADVVSKIDASGELLLANDTLLVLGGDRITAYDVSDPENPRQSWEKQVNGYVHTARLMDGTVYLVVQQNINYGEPCPIEPLAGVSVRCTDILHPSEPMPTSLTYTAMALSPDSGDVTDQLAFVGGYASVVTMSETGIYLTYSEYPSQGDIMLDFLLTDARDLLDQQTVDRLERLETYDLSDHARTVEVQAILQQWYASLSQQERERLAQQLEQRAQTYVEKHQREFITTSIVKVAVEDGFEVTATGAVPGTPLNQFSMDEHEGNLRIATTISAPWFLGAQTQSVNDVYVLDESLSTIGSVQDMGENERIFGVRFDGDRGYVVTFRQIDPFHVLDLSDPQNPTLEGELKLPGFSSYLHPVGEDRVLGVGQDNGSVKAVMFDVSDPTNPTIEDDLILDDRWSAIQQSHHAFLLDAKHGVFFLPGMEEGHIVAYEDGLSIEKSVKIDNPQRAVYIGDHLYIIGSTEIVVLDETTWDEVNRISLR